A single region of the Epinephelus moara isolate mb chromosome 14, YSFRI_EMoa_1.0, whole genome shotgun sequence genome encodes:
- the LOC126401481 gene encoding protein FAM216A, with translation MKKQVTFAESQKIHRLHQDEALQRRTGMNESKMAVTDAGVNFNSGLRMNRAAAERCEPQLQHGTTIQIPKTMSAGPFLQHAALTPAQKDYLYTIAASYSTAHVRNLITQHYMNVLQRCVQAGCSPERDDLVATSVISPGTDVSEKHRSKLPSTMKHKAKINTSARSSGKSFLPKIPNSQARLSNTSASKQRKMKKRTSSSPSLKRKSPRRARTKLLEEEEEEEEEEDEGLDDSLSECLSSLSVGQWDDDTLSDL, from the exons ATGAAAAAACAAGTGACATTTGCAGAAAGTCAGAAGATCCACAGGCTCCATCAGGATGAAGCTTTGCAAAG GAGGACTGGGATGAATGAATCAAAGATGG CAGTAACAGATGCTGGTGTGAACTTCAACAGTGGCTTGAGAAtgaacagagcagcagctgaaaGATGTGAACCACAACTCCAACACGGGACAACCATACAAATCCCTAAAACCATGAGCGCAGGCCCATTTCTGCAG CATGCAGCACTTACACCAGCTCAGAAGGATTATCTGTACACCATCGCAGCTTCCTACAGCACCGCACACGTGCGTAACCTCATCACCCAACACTACATGAACGTGCTGCAGAGGTGTGTGCAAGCAG GCTGCAGCCCTGAAAGAGACGACCTTGTTGCGACTTCTGTTATCTCACCGGGAACTGATGTGAGTGAAAAACATCGCTCAAAACTTCCTTCGACCATGAAACACAAAGCGAAGATAAACACCAGTGCGAGGAGTTCTGGGAAATCCTTTCTTCCAAAAATCCCAAACAGTCAAGCCAG GCTCTCCAACACATCAGcatcaaaacaaagaaagatgaAGAAACGTACATCATCATCTCCctcactgaaaagaaaaagtccAAGAC gAGCCAGGACCAAGCtgttagaggaggaggaggaggaggaggaggaggaggacgaaggACTGGATGACTCTCTGAGTGAATGTTTGAGTTCACTGTCTGTGGGACAATGGGATGACGACACTCTCTCAGATTTATGA